From Drosophila suzukii chromosome 2R, CBGP_Dsuzu_IsoJpt1.0, whole genome shotgun sequence, a single genomic window includes:
- the LOC108017876 gene encoding bomanin Short 3: MKFLSLAFVLGLLAAVANATPLNPGNVIINGDCRVCNVRA; this comes from the exons ATGAAATTCCTGTCGCTTGCCTTTGTCTTGGGTCTGCTGGCTGCCGTGGCCAATG CCACTCCCCTGAATCCTGGCAATGTCATCATCAACGGCGACTGTCGAGTCTGCAACGTGAGGGCTTAA
- the LOC108017860 gene encoding bomanin Short 5, with product MKLISLLFSLGLFALAMASPLDPDNVIINGDCKDCNVYGG from the exons ATGAAACTAATTTCCCTGTTGTTTTCACTTGGTCTGTTCGCCTTGGCGATGG CTTCCCCGCTGGATCCAGATAACGTTATTATCAATGGAGATTGCAAAGATTGTAATGTGTACGGAGGCTAA
- the LOC108017859 gene encoding bomanin Short 6: MKLLSVAFLLGLLALASANPLNPGNVIINGDCRVCNVRGD, translated from the exons ATGAAGCTGCTCTCGGTCGCATTTCTTCTGGGTCTTTTGGCTCTGGCCAGTG CCAATCCCCTTAATCCCGGAAATGTGATCATCAACGGCGACTGCAGGGTTTGCAATGTTCGAGGCGACTAA
- the BomT2 gene encoding bomanin Tailed 2 — translation MKPLQVAGTLMLIFCLLAAVNATPGKVYINGQCIDCNKPDNDDGIIMPTDHKTAGSMSYTLTSGAVFFGIIYHLFS, via the exons ATGAAACCCCTTCAAGTCGCCGGAACTTTGATGTTGATTTTTTGCCTGCTGGCTGCGGTTAACG CCACACCGGGCAAGGTGTATATTAATGGACAGTGCATTGACTGCAACAAGCCCGATAACGATGATGGTATAATAATGCCCACTGACCATAAAACGGCTGGTTCTATGTCCTACACCCTCACATCTGGAGCGGTGTTTTTCGGAATTATTTATCATTTATTTAGTTAA